One region of Gossypium raimondii isolate GPD5lz chromosome 6, ASM2569854v1, whole genome shotgun sequence genomic DNA includes:
- the LOC105771484 gene encoding uncharacterized protein LOC105771484: protein MGRLPANSREENSPQEQQQHSNANHMPRPNLNVLIPQPRLPINRPDEIILVPNNFRDPYLSSDDSDSEYKNDEYFGDEDSEDNEQEEVVDY from the exons ATGGGTCGGTTACCAGCCAATAGCAGGGAGGAGAATTCTCCTCAAGAGCAGCAACAACACTCAAACGCAAACCACATGCCTAGGCCTAACCTTAATGTGCTCATTCCACAACCCCGACTCCCCATCAATAG GCCTGATGAAATAATTCTGGTCCCTAATAATTTTCGAGATCCATACTTAAGCAG TGATGATAGTGATAGTGAATataaaaatgatgaatattttggAGACGAAGATTCTGAAGACAATGAACAAGAAGAGGTGGTGgattattag